A window of the Phalacrocorax aristotelis chromosome 9, bGulAri2.1, whole genome shotgun sequence genome harbors these coding sequences:
- the GNG2 gene encoding guanine nucleotide-binding protein G(I)/G(S)/G(O) subunit gamma-2, which produces MASNNTASIAQARKLVEQLKMEANIDRIKVSKAAADLMAYCEAHAKEDPLLTPVPASENPFREKKFFCVIL; this is translated from the exons ATGGCTAGCAACAACACTGCTAGCATAGCGCAAGCCCGCAAGCTGGTGGAGCAGCTGAAGATGGAGGCCAACATCGACAGGATAAAG GtgtcaaaagcagcagcagacctGATGGCATACTGCGAAGCCCACGCCAAGGAGGACCCTCTATTGACCCCCGTCCCGGCCTCAGAAAACCCCTTTAGAGAGAAGAAGTTCTTCTGCGTGATCCTGTAA